A window of the Butyricimonas virosa genome harbors these coding sequences:
- a CDS encoding M16 family metallopeptidase — MYQTHIFANGLRLIHNYVPNKAAYCGLIINVGSRDEREDELGMAHFIEHVIFKGTEKRKAYHILSRLEDVGGELNAYTTKEDTCVYATFMAKDYERTLELFADIVFHSVFPEKEIEKEKDVVLDEINSYKDNPGELIFDDFEELIYTGYPIGRNILGDEASVERISRGMVLDFVKRNYFPNRMVISSVGDIPFEKLVRLVEKYFSPYEAGTPLKARIKPEIYTPRFVEMDRDTHQSHCIIGNIAYDYTEDNRLALSLLMNLLGGTGMNSRLNLNIREKYGLAYNIEASYTPYSDTGVSMIYFGCDPENAEWCLNLCKKEMRALYEEKLGPLQLKRAKAQMVGQLAISSENYENLMLSIGKSFLIYDKVDSLEDIYTQIEEITPELLIRVAKEVFDVEKQSVLLYK, encoded by the coding sequence ATGTATCAAACACATATATTTGCTAATGGATTAAGATTAATCCATAACTATGTTCCGAATAAAGCCGCTTATTGCGGGTTGATTATAAACGTGGGGAGTCGGGATGAACGGGAGGATGAACTGGGAATGGCTCATTTTATAGAACACGTGATTTTTAAAGGTACGGAGAAACGTAAAGCCTATCATATATTGAGTCGTCTGGAAGATGTCGGGGGTGAGTTGAATGCTTACACCACGAAGGAGGACACGTGCGTGTATGCCACGTTTATGGCAAAGGATTACGAGCGTACGTTGGAATTGTTTGCCGACATCGTGTTTCATTCGGTGTTCCCGGAGAAGGAGATAGAGAAGGAGAAAGACGTGGTACTGGATGAGATAAACTCGTACAAGGATAACCCGGGAGAGTTGATTTTCGACGATTTCGAGGAGCTGATTTATACCGGTTACCCGATCGGACGGAATATTCTGGGTGACGAGGCTTCCGTGGAACGGATTTCCCGGGGTATGGTGCTGGATTTTGTGAAACGTAATTATTTCCCGAACCGGATGGTGATTAGCTCGGTCGGGGATATCCCGTTCGAGAAGTTGGTGCGTCTGGTGGAAAAGTATTTTTCGCCTTACGAGGCCGGAACTCCGTTGAAGGCTCGGATTAAGCCGGAGATTTACACTCCCCGTTTCGTGGAGATGGATCGGGACACGCACCAAAGTCATTGTATTATCGGGAATATCGCTTACGATTACACGGAGGATAACCGATTGGCCTTATCGCTGTTGATGAACTTGTTGGGAGGGACGGGGATGAATTCCCGTTTGAATTTGAATATCCGTGAAAAGTACGGTTTGGCTTATAATATCGAGGCGTCGTACACGCCTTATTCGGACACGGGGGTATCCATGATTTATTTCGGTTGTGACCCGGAAAATGCCGAATGGTGTCTGAATTTGTGCAAGAAGGAGATGCGGGCCTTGTATGAAGAAAAGTTGGGGCCCTTGCAGTTGAAACGGGCAAAGGCTCAGATGGTGGGGCAACTGGCGATCTCGTCGGAGAATTACGAGAACTTGATGCTGTCGATCGGGAAGAGTTTCTTGATTTACGATAAGGTGGATAGTCTTGAAGATATTTATACCCAGATCGAGGAAATTACACCGGAGTTGCTGATCCGGGTGGCGAAGGAGGTCTTCGATGTGGAAAAGCAATCTGTATTACTATATAAATAG
- a CDS encoding regulatory protein RecX — protein MDAKKALNIVAGQCSKKEYCSFDILKKLQRWELEEKDIAAVMEFLVKNHFLDDTRFAEAYARDKHRFNRWGKLKIMQMLRQKRVPERIIERALSSLPNEESDATCLALLKQKNRGLKEEDPYKRKAKLFRFALSRGFDYETISQCIDQLQDD, from the coding sequence GTGGATGCGAAGAAAGCGTTGAATATTGTTGCCGGGCAGTGTAGTAAAAAGGAGTATTGTAGTTTTGATATCCTTAAAAAGTTACAGAGGTGGGAGTTAGAGGAAAAGGATATTGCTGCGGTTATGGAGTTTTTGGTGAAGAATCATTTCTTGGATGATACTCGCTTTGCAGAGGCGTATGCCCGGGATAAGCATCGTTTTAATCGCTGGGGAAAGTTGAAGATCATGCAGATGCTCCGGCAAAAGCGTGTGCCGGAACGTATTATCGAACGGGCTTTATCTTCTTTACCCAATGAGGAAAGTGACGCCACGTGTCTGGCGCTGTTGAAACAAAAGAATCGGGGATTAAAAGAGGAGGACCCGTATAAGCGAAAAGCAAAGCTTTTCCGCTTTGCTTTGAGTCGTGGCTTTGATTATGAAACCATCAGCCAGTGTATCGATCAATTGCAGGATGATTGA
- a CDS encoding DUF362 domain-containing protein, with protein sequence MAYVISDDCISCGACESECPVGAISMGDDHYQINADECISCGACAGVCPVGAPKEA encoded by the coding sequence ATGGCTTACGTAATATCTGATGATTGTATTTCTTGTGGAGCATGTGAATCAGAGTGCCCGGTAGGAGCAATCTCTATGGGTGATGATCACTATCAAATCAATGCTGATGAATGTATCTCATGCGGGGCTTGCGCTGGTGTATGTCCTGTTGGAGCTCCGAAAGAAGCTTAA
- a CDS encoding NAD+ synthase — protein MKIAIPQINYHIGDISKNKDLIIAAIKKAKAMKAELVLFPEHAICGAYPQDLFEKEYFVNECRVSIEKIAEQCHNIAALVGGPNLDLEDGILMNAMFFMYDGEVRGGVNKTILSDYDVFDESRYFIPGESNTPLRYKNQNIRVIFDEYESNMIEKTDTIIVHVGSTPFTTESFAYRKESLSYIARKQKCPLISLNHVGANASLIFDGNSFVVNSKGISTYKLAAFKEDFMVIDTERLLNAPALKEKGPDNIALIHDALILGIKDFFHKNGFSKAVLGLSGGIDSALVAALATEALGKENVLGILMPSRFSTDHSVTDAVDLAKNLGISHEILPIKEIYDNFITTLKPVFKDAPFNVAEENLQARIRGSLVMAISNKFGNILLNTSNKSEAAVGYGTLYGDLCGSLSVLGDVYKTDVYKLSRYMNRNGELIPENTITKAPSAELRPGQKDQDSLPDYDTLDAILKLYLEENSSKQEIIAKGFAPEIVEKTLSLVNRNDYKRAQCPPILKVSKKAFGSGRRMPLVAKL, from the coding sequence ATGAAAATAGCGATACCTCAAATCAACTACCACATCGGAGATATTTCCAAAAATAAGGATCTTATTATTGCTGCCATAAAAAAGGCGAAAGCCATGAAAGCGGAACTCGTTCTTTTTCCCGAACACGCCATCTGTGGGGCTTACCCGCAAGACCTTTTCGAGAAAGAATATTTCGTGAACGAATGTCGTGTCAGCATTGAAAAGATCGCCGAGCAATGTCATAATATAGCGGCATTAGTGGGCGGCCCGAACCTAGACTTGGAAGATGGCATCCTGATGAACGCCATGTTTTTCATGTACGACGGGGAAGTGCGAGGCGGGGTAAACAAAACCATATTGAGCGACTACGACGTTTTCGATGAGAGCCGGTACTTCATCCCGGGAGAATCCAACACGCCCCTACGCTACAAGAACCAGAATATCCGGGTCATTTTCGACGAGTACGAATCCAACATGATCGAGAAGACCGACACGATCATCGTACATGTCGGTTCGACACCTTTCACCACGGAAAGTTTTGCTTACCGGAAAGAAAGTCTATCATACATCGCACGCAAACAGAAATGCCCACTCATATCACTCAATCACGTGGGAGCGAACGCCTCTCTGATATTTGACGGTAACTCTTTCGTGGTCAACAGTAAAGGGATTTCAACATACAAATTAGCCGCATTCAAAGAAGATTTCATGGTCATCGACACGGAAAGACTGCTTAATGCCCCGGCCCTCAAAGAAAAAGGACCGGACAACATAGCTCTTATTCACGATGCACTCATCCTAGGGATAAAAGATTTCTTCCACAAAAACGGATTCTCGAAAGCCGTACTCGGACTTTCCGGGGGAATCGATTCTGCTCTCGTCGCCGCATTAGCAACAGAAGCTCTTGGAAAAGAAAACGTGTTGGGCATACTGATGCCTTCCCGCTTCTCAACAGACCACTCGGTCACGGATGCCGTCGACCTGGCAAAAAACTTGGGAATCTCTCACGAAATTTTACCCATCAAAGAGATATACGACAACTTTATTACCACGTTAAAACCAGTATTCAAGGACGCCCCCTTCAACGTGGCCGAAGAAAACCTGCAAGCTCGTATCCGTGGATCGCTTGTTATGGCAATCTCCAACAAGTTCGGGAACATCCTTTTAAACACGTCGAACAAAAGCGAGGCTGCCGTGGGATATGGTACCCTGTACGGGGACCTGTGCGGATCACTTTCCGTGTTAGGTGATGTATACAAGACTGACGTGTACAAATTATCCCGTTACATGAACCGGAACGGGGAATTGATTCCAGAAAACACCATCACGAAAGCCCCCTCTGCCGAACTGCGCCCCGGACAAAAAGATCAAGACTCCCTGCCCGATTACGACACGCTAGATGCTATTTTGAAATTATATCTTGAAGAAAATAGTTCCAAACAAGAAATCATCGCAAAAGGATTCGCCCCGGAAATAGTTGAAAAAACACTATCCTTGGTCAACCGTAACGACTACAAACGGGCACAATGCCCGCCTATACTGAAAGTCAGTAAAAAAGCGTTCGGTAGCGGACGCCGCATGCCACTTGTTGCCAAACTATAA
- a CDS encoding DUF6169 family protein: MISNLQLPYHIVQTDDLAYKFITQSGVVYTAYFIDISEAFGADHVYTFSFDAVGKPVNDGRVRYTIVKILSDFFQVNQNSLIVVCETCDKKENARFRLFEKWYCQTGEHDIEKIDAFVDHADYNFRSSLLLFKEHPRYQEIKGIYDEWVKSEMEK; encoded by the coding sequence GTGATATCAAATTTGCAACTCCCGTATCATATCGTTCAGACAGATGATCTGGCATATAAATTTATAACGCAAAGCGGTGTTGTTTACACCGCTTATTTTATTGATATTAGTGAAGCTTTCGGGGCCGATCATGTTTATACTTTTTCTTTTGATGCAGTGGGGAAACCTGTGAATGATGGGAGGGTGCGTTACACGATTGTCAAGATTTTGAGTGATTTTTTTCAAGTAAATCAAAATTCGCTTATTGTTGTTTGTGAGACTTGTGATAAAAAGGAGAATGCTCGTTTTCGATTATTTGAAAAGTGGTATTGTCAAACAGGTGAGCATGACATTGAGAAAATTGATGCATTTGTGGATCATGCAGACTATAATTTTCGCTCCTCTCTTTTGCTTTTCAAAGAACATCCTCGTTACCAAGAGATCAAGGGTATATATGACGAGTGGGTAAAAAGTGAGATGGAGAAATGA
- a CDS encoding 5-formyltetrahydrofolate cyclo-ligase: MDKKELRKQVKVLKSQYSLEQKVEMSRPLWKELEQTDFFKEARTVLLYWSMDDEVFTHDYVCKWAGEKTVLLPCVKGDVLELRVFKGMESLQPGEAFGILEPVGELYTDYDAIDLIVVPGVAFDRHGNRLGRGRGYYDKILKETHVARKVGICFGFQFVEEVPVDELDVRMDLVIHGI, translated from the coding sequence ATGGATAAAAAAGAATTGCGAAAACAGGTTAAAGTTTTGAAAAGCCAGTATTCTCTGGAACAAAAGGTGGAGATGTCTCGTCCCTTGTGGAAGGAGTTGGAACAGACGGATTTTTTCAAGGAGGCCCGGACCGTGTTGCTCTACTGGTCGATGGACGACGAGGTGTTCACGCATGATTACGTCTGCAAGTGGGCAGGGGAGAAGACCGTCCTGTTGCCTTGCGTGAAAGGGGACGTGTTGGAATTACGGGTGTTTAAGGGCATGGAATCCCTGCAACCGGGAGAGGCTTTCGGCATATTGGAGCCTGTTGGTGAATTGTACACGGATTACGATGCGATTGACTTGATCGTCGTGCCGGGCGTGGCTTTTGATCGCCACGGGAATCGTCTAGGGCGCGGACGCGGGTATTACGATAAGATTTTGAAAGAGACACATGTTGCCCGGAAGGTCGGGATTTGTTTCGGATTCCAGTTCGTGGAAGAGGTGCCTGTCGATGAGCTGGACGTGCGGATGGATCTCGTGATTCATGGGATTTAA
- a CDS encoding Crp/Fnr family transcriptional regulator: MRTIKDKELHEKYCNICIDSPNSLFANLDESSKSIIRQTSICKMYRKGDLIYEEGNKPFGLICLITGKAKIAKKGIAGREQIVRMAKPVGFIGYRAFFAEEMHIASAEALEESIVCIMKTELIFGIVRSNSDVAMNVIRALATDLGFSNRRTVTLTQKHIRGRLAEALLVLKDTYGFEDDNMTLKICLSREDMANLSNMTTSNAIRTLSNFASEGILELSGKQIKITNMEALEKVSEMG; this comes from the coding sequence ATGAGAACGATAAAAGACAAAGAGCTACACGAAAAATATTGCAACATTTGCATTGATAGTCCCAACTCCCTTTTCGCGAATCTTGACGAAAGTAGTAAAAGTATTATTCGCCAAACCAGCATTTGCAAGATGTACAGGAAAGGGGACTTGATTTACGAAGAAGGGAATAAACCTTTCGGGTTAATTTGTCTGATTACTGGGAAAGCCAAAATCGCCAAGAAAGGCATCGCGGGACGAGAACAAATCGTGCGCATGGCAAAACCCGTCGGGTTCATCGGCTACCGGGCTTTCTTTGCCGAGGAAATGCACATCGCATCAGCGGAGGCTCTTGAGGAATCCATTGTCTGCATTATGAAAACAGAACTTATTTTCGGTATCGTGCGCAGTAACTCGGACGTTGCCATGAACGTGATCCGGGCGTTGGCTACCGACCTCGGATTTTCGAACCGCCGGACAGTAACACTCACGCAAAAACACATTCGCGGACGTCTGGCAGAAGCCTTGCTCGTACTGAAAGACACTTACGGGTTCGAGGACGATAACATGACCCTGAAAATTTGTCTCTCACGGGAAGATATGGCCAATCTCTCGAACATGACCACCTCTAATGCCATCCGCACGCTATCCAACTTTGCTTCGGAAGGCATACTGGAACTTTCCGGCAAACAAATCAAGATCACGAACATGGAAGCGCTGGAAAAAGTAAGCGAGATGGGATAA
- a CDS encoding O-methyltransferase, with the protein MLEMDAELEQYILAHSEPEGEVLAELSRATHLNVLRPRMLSGNLQGQFLKMICRMIGARRVLEIGTYTGYAAISMAAGLEKGGVLHTIDVNDELEDFTRQYIEKSGLQERIVFHVGDACKIIPTLDEMFDLVFIDADKREYSEYYRLVFDKVRSGGMIIADDVLWDGKVADPQVKLDAQTKGILNFNEMVQADSRVENILLPVRHGLMIVRKV; encoded by the coding sequence ATGTTGGAAATGGATGCTGAACTGGAACAATATATACTGGCGCATAGCGAGCCGGAGGGGGAGGTGTTGGCCGAGTTGTCAAGGGCGACCCATCTGAATGTATTGCGTCCGAGAATGTTATCCGGAAATTTGCAAGGGCAGTTCCTGAAAATGATATGCCGGATGATTGGCGCCCGTCGGGTGCTGGAGATCGGGACATACACGGGGTATGCTGCTATTTCGATGGCTGCCGGGTTGGAGAAAGGGGGTGTGCTGCACACGATCGACGTGAATGATGAGTTGGAAGATTTCACTCGCCAATATATTGAAAAAAGCGGCTTGCAGGAGCGTATCGTTTTTCACGTGGGGGATGCTTGCAAGATTATTCCCACGCTGGATGAAATGTTTGATCTGGTGTTTATCGATGCCGATAAGCGAGAATATTCGGAATATTATCGGCTCGTGTTTGATAAGGTGCGGAGTGGAGGAATGATTATTGCGGATGACGTGTTGTGGGATGGTAAGGTGGCAGACCCGCAAGTGAAATTGGATGCCCAAACCAAAGGTATTTTGAATTTTAATGAAATGGTACAGGCTGATAGCCGGGTGGAGAATATCCTGTTGCCTGTTCGTCACGGGTTAATGATCGTGAGAAAAGTTTAG
- the pth gene encoding aminoacyl-tRNA hydrolase, protein MKYLIVGLGNIGPEYQNTRHNIGFKVLDAFAKASNTVFEDMRYGAVATVKLKGRTLILLKPNTYMNLSGKAVSYWMQKEKIELSNLFVVVDDLALPFGTIRLRGKGSDGGHNGLKSINQLLGTQDYTRLRFGIGNEFPKGKQVDYVLGEWSSEEEERFPVMLKHCGEVIENFIFIGVDKTMSLCNNLRF, encoded by the coding sequence ATGAAATATCTTATTGTGGGATTGGGCAACATAGGTCCCGAGTACCAGAATACACGACATAACATCGGATTTAAAGTATTGGACGCCTTTGCTAAGGCGTCCAATACTGTTTTTGAAGATATGCGTTATGGTGCGGTTGCCACGGTGAAGTTGAAGGGACGTACCCTGATTTTGTTGAAGCCGAACACGTACATGAACCTGAGTGGTAAGGCGGTCAGTTACTGGATGCAAAAAGAGAAAATCGAGTTGTCGAATCTTTTCGTGGTGGTGGATGACTTGGCGTTACCTTTCGGGACGATCCGTTTGAGAGGCAAAGGTAGTGACGGGGGACATAACGGTTTGAAGAGTATTAACCAGTTGCTGGGGACACAGGATTACACCCGTTTGCGTTTTGGTATCGGGAACGAATTTCCCAAGGGAAAACAGGTAGATTACGTGTTGGGAGAGTGGTCTTCGGAGGAAGAGGAACGTTTTCCAGTGATGTTAAAGCATTGCGGGGAGGTGATCGAGAATTTTATTTTTATCGGGGTGGACAAGACGATGAGCCTGTGTAATAATTTGCGATTTTAG
- the prmC gene encoding peptide chain release factor N(5)-glutamine methyltransferase, which yields MNTMFDLQQYALQELKDTYTEHEIKVLCSLAFCKLLHCTNIEIHLNKHEFLAKTFVDKFVQIVEELKTDKPIQYILGETEFAGIDFQLNSETLIPRPETEELVMWIVESGVQPGTSVLDIGTGSGCIIVSLGKLLKGVRLCGVDISPEAVEQAANNARRNGVEVKFEVRDILRYEEWAWPSFDVIVSNPPYVRESEKALMHDRVLNYEPSRALFVPDADPLMFYRKIAEFGRDHLNWGGLLFFEINEAFGEETVELLREMGYEDVELRKDINERERMVKARGNFKF from the coding sequence ATGAATACGATGTTTGATTTACAACAATACGCATTACAGGAGCTAAAGGATACTTATACCGAGCATGAAATAAAAGTTTTATGCTCTCTTGCCTTTTGCAAATTATTGCATTGTACAAATATAGAAATCCATCTTAATAAACACGAATTTTTGGCAAAAACCTTTGTCGATAAATTTGTTCAAATCGTGGAAGAGTTAAAAACGGATAAACCGATCCAGTATATATTGGGAGAAACGGAATTTGCCGGTATTGATTTCCAGCTAAATAGCGAAACCTTGATTCCCCGGCCGGAGACGGAAGAGCTGGTGATGTGGATCGTGGAATCGGGAGTGCAGCCGGGTACAAGTGTTTTGGATATTGGAACGGGGAGTGGGTGTATCATTGTGTCGTTGGGTAAGTTGTTGAAAGGAGTACGGCTTTGTGGGGTGGATATTTCCCCGGAGGCTGTGGAACAAGCTGCCAATAATGCCCGGAGGAATGGTGTGGAGGTGAAATTTGAGGTACGTGATATATTACGTTACGAGGAATGGGCGTGGCCTAGTTTCGACGTGATAGTGAGTAATCCGCCTTATGTGCGGGAGTCGGAAAAGGCTCTTATGCATGATCGGGTGTTGAATTATGAACCCTCTAGGGCTCTTTTTGTGCCGGATGCCGATCCGTTAATGTTTTACCGGAAGATTGCCGAATTCGGTCGTGATCATCTGAACTGGGGTGGGTTGCTGTTTTTCGAGATCAATGAGGCTTTTGGGGAAGAGACCGTCGAGTTACTTCGGGAGATGGGGTACGAGGATGTTGAATTGAGGAAGGATATTAATGAACGGGAGAGAATGGTGAAAGCCCGGGGAAATTTTAAATTCTAA
- a CDS encoding 50S ribosomal protein L25/general stress protein Ctc, translating into MQVFDLKGEVRNDLGKKATKAVRYAEKVPCVLYGGEANVHFAVLDKDLKKLLYTPNVYLVNLDLDGKSYGAVMRDIQFHPVTDKVLHIDFYQTSEDKPVVMDVPVRVTGHAAGVQAGGKLAIITRKLKVKALPKDMPDEVVVDVTSLGVGKAIKVQDIHVEGVELMNAKSVVVAQVKLTRAARAAQSAQ; encoded by the coding sequence ATGCAAGTATTTGATTTAAAAGGAGAAGTAAGAAACGATTTAGGTAAAAAAGCTACCAAGGCTGTAAGATATGCGGAGAAAGTTCCATGCGTTCTTTATGGTGGAGAGGCAAACGTTCATTTCGCAGTTTTGGATAAAGATTTGAAGAAACTTCTTTACACTCCTAATGTATATCTGGTAAATTTGGATCTTGATGGTAAATCTTACGGTGCCGTGATGAGAGATATTCAATTCCACCCGGTGACGGATAAGGTTTTACATATTGATTTCTACCAGACCTCAGAGGATAAGCCAGTTGTAATGGACGTTCCTGTTCGGGTAACAGGACACGCTGCCGGAGTTCAAGCCGGAGGTAAGTTGGCTATCATCACTCGTAAGTTGAAAGTAAAAGCTCTTCCGAAAGATATGCCGGATGAAGTGGTTGTTGATGTTACTTCTTTAGGTGTTGGTAAGGCTATTAAAGTACAGGATATTCACGTGGAAGGCGTAGAGTTAATGAATGCCAAGAGCGTTGTGGTTGCTCAGGTTAAATTGACAAGAGCTGCAAGAGCTGCACAAAGCGCTCAATAG
- a CDS encoding DUF4924 family protein, protein MLIAREKRKSNVAEYILYMWQVEDMLRAMQMDIELVNRNVVSQFGGDDATRKEISDWYDNLIEMMRKEEVTKSGHVQVVKNMVNELTELHFHLLHNVQDMKYKQLFMMAANNLLDYRRKTNLPEEVSDVELALHALYGHLMLRLQKKEINSQTTMAMETFSRMLAYLALRYKEVEENEEMM, encoded by the coding sequence ATGTTGATAGCACGCGAGAAGAGAAAGAGTAATGTGGCCGAATATATCCTGTATATGTGGCAGGTGGAGGATATGTTGAGGGCGATGCAGATGGATATTGAGCTGGTGAACCGGAACGTGGTGAGCCAGTTCGGGGGGGATGATGCGACACGGAAGGAGATCAGCGATTGGTATGACAACTTGATCGAGATGATGAGGAAAGAGGAGGTGACGAAGAGCGGGCACGTGCAGGTGGTGAAGAACATGGTGAACGAGTTGACGGAGTTGCATTTCCATTTACTCCATAACGTGCAGGATATGAAGTATAAGCAGTTGTTCATGATGGCTGCGAATAATTTGCTGGATTATCGCCGGAAGACGAACTTGCCGGAGGAGGTTTCCGATGTCGAGCTGGCACTTCATGCTCTTTATGGGCATTTGATGTTGCGATTACAGAAAAAAGAGATAAATTCGCAAACGACAATGGCAATGGAGACGTTTAGCCGGATGCTGGCTTACCTGGCACTGCGGTACAAAGAGGTGGAGGAGAACGAGGAGATGATGTGA
- a CDS encoding RNA-binding S4 domain-containing protein yields MEKVRIDKWLWAVRIFKTRSLAAEECGKGHVSIGDAHVKASREVKVGDVVKVRVPPIEREYVVKQVTDKRMSAQLAVDFVEEITPQEKLDILRGTFMQFESRDRGSGRPTKRDRRLIDKLKEL; encoded by the coding sequence GTGGAGAAGGTTAGAATAGATAAATGGTTGTGGGCGGTTCGGATTTTCAAAACCCGCTCGTTAGCCGCAGAGGAATGTGGTAAAGGTCACGTCTCTATCGGTGATGCGCACGTGAAAGCGTCCCGGGAGGTAAAGGTCGGGGATGTCGTGAAAGTACGGGTTCCGCCGATTGAGCGGGAGTACGTGGTGAAACAGGTTACCGACAAGCGGATGTCTGCCCAGTTGGCCGTCGATTTCGTGGAAGAGATCACCCCGCAGGAAAAACTAGATATTCTCCGGGGAACTTTCATGCAATTTGAAAGCCGGGATCGTGGTTCAGGGCGTCCCACGAAACGAGACCGGAGGTTGATTGATAAACTCAAAGAACTATAA
- a CDS encoding thymidylate synthase, translated as MRQYLDLLDRILSEGTVKEDRTGTGTISVFGHQMRFNLEEGFPLLTTKKLHLKSIIYELLWFLNGDTNVKYLHDHGVSIWDEWADEDGRLGHIYGYQWRSWPKPDGTSLDQISQVVHDIKHSPNSRRLIVSAWNAGDIENMALPPCHALFQFYVANGKLSCQLYQRSADTFLGVPFNIASYALLTMMMAQVCGLKPGEFVHTLGDTHIYLNHIEQVKLQLTREPRPLPRMEINPDVKSIFDFKYEDFTLCDYNPHPHIKGAISV; from the coding sequence ATGAGGCAATATTTAGATTTACTGGATAGGATTTTGTCGGAGGGGACGGTGAAAGAGGACCGGACGGGGACGGGAACGATTAGCGTGTTCGGTCACCAGATGCGGTTTAACCTGGAAGAAGGTTTCCCTTTGTTGACTACGAAGAAATTGCATTTGAAGTCAATTATATACGAGTTGTTGTGGTTCCTGAACGGCGATACGAACGTGAAGTATTTGCACGATCATGGGGTGAGTATCTGGGATGAATGGGCTGATGAAGATGGTAGATTAGGACATATCTATGGTTACCAATGGCGTTCATGGCCTAAGCCGGACGGGACTTCTCTGGATCAGATTTCCCAAGTGGTGCATGACATTAAACATAGTCCGAATTCCCGTCGGTTGATCGTGAGTGCATGGAATGCCGGGGATATTGAAAATATGGCATTGCCCCCTTGTCACGCATTATTTCAGTTTTACGTGGCTAACGGGAAATTATCCTGCCAATTGTATCAGCGTAGTGCCGATACTTTTTTGGGCGTGCCGTTTAATATTGCCTCGTATGCTTTGTTGACAATGATGATGGCGCAAGTGTGCGGTTTGAAACCAGGAGAATTTGTGCATACGTTGGGTGACACGCATATTTACTTGAATCATATCGAACAGGTGAAATTGCAGTTGACACGCGAACCCCGTCCTTTACCCCGGATGGAAATCAACCCGGACGTGAAAAGTATATTCGATTTTAAATACGAAGATTTTACATTGTGCGATTATAACCCGCATCCACATATAAAGGGGGCGATATCGGTATAA